One region of Peribacillus simplex genomic DNA includes:
- a CDS encoding DUF4023 family protein, with protein sequence MKSSKEFVESIQEQQKKEEGNFRRQGNGNPAQKLPNKKH encoded by the coding sequence ATGAAAAGTTCAAAGGAATTTGTTGAGAGCATTCAAGAGCAGCAAAAAAAGGAAGAAGGCAATTTTCGCCGCCAAGGTAACGGCAACCCCGCGCAGAAATTACCGAATAAAAAACATTAA
- a CDS encoding ethanolamine ammonia-lyase reactivating factor EutA — protein MNEQAERIISAGIDIGTSTTKLVISELSLRNVAGGGQVPKIEITDKKILYRSPIFKTPLLSDTVIDIPAVQSMVESEYHQAGITIENIQTGAVIITGETATKQNAEEMVYRLSKAAGEFLVAAAGPDLEGIIAAKGSGAYQHSIETGKTIANIDIGGGTANIAVYRSGILCGTCTLHIGGRLVEWEGAKVKVAPSIGKWLKSKGHSPLNVDGVIIANEMSKVLSRFLAGSFTKEDELLLVGKEPSWTGRIDVLMFSGGVSDCIYHEERADKSFQDIGMMLATSIKENEVLAAWEWEQPVETVRATVLGAGTHTTEISGATIEVNDSHLPVRNIPVYRIDFQGVLDDGTGTMAQSVQDAITIYDPLKEGLNFAFYLTNLPYLSFRDIQQLAAEFTEALMQKPNQQQPLIIVMDSDYGKVLGQTFLANRPDLPVICIDQTQVEHGDYLDIGRLLRTGVVPVVVKTLTFHN, from the coding sequence ATGAATGAACAGGCGGAACGAATCATCAGTGCAGGAATCGATATTGGCACTAGTACGACGAAACTTGTTATCAGCGAGCTTTCGCTTAGGAATGTGGCGGGTGGCGGACAGGTGCCAAAAATAGAAATTACCGATAAGAAAATTCTGTATCGAAGTCCCATTTTCAAGACCCCGCTTTTATCCGATACGGTAATTGATATACCTGCTGTTCAAAGTATGGTGGAAAGTGAATACCATCAAGCCGGGATCACGATTGAAAACATACAAACAGGGGCCGTCATCATCACAGGTGAAACGGCAACCAAACAAAATGCAGAAGAAATGGTATACCGGTTATCCAAAGCGGCAGGGGAATTCCTTGTAGCGGCAGCCGGTCCGGATTTGGAGGGAATCATTGCCGCAAAGGGATCTGGTGCCTATCAACATTCGATCGAGACAGGAAAGACTATAGCGAATATAGATATTGGCGGGGGAACGGCGAATATTGCCGTATACCGTTCTGGTATCCTTTGCGGAACTTGCACACTGCATATAGGAGGCCGTTTGGTGGAATGGGAGGGAGCGAAGGTGAAGGTTGCTCCTTCAATAGGAAAATGGCTGAAATCAAAAGGGCATTCACCTTTGAATGTTGATGGGGTAATCATCGCAAATGAAATGTCTAAGGTGCTTTCGAGGTTTTTGGCTGGGTCATTCACAAAAGAAGATGAACTTCTATTAGTGGGGAAGGAGCCATCTTGGACAGGACGAATAGATGTGTTGATGTTCTCGGGAGGTGTCAGTGATTGCATCTATCATGAAGAACGGGCAGACAAAAGCTTTCAGGATATCGGCATGATGCTTGCAACCTCTATAAAGGAAAATGAAGTATTGGCTGCATGGGAGTGGGAACAGCCCGTTGAAACGGTTCGGGCGACTGTTCTAGGAGCAGGCACGCATACAACTGAAATCAGCGGTGCTACCATCGAGGTGAATGATTCTCATCTGCCAGTCCGTAATATCCCAGTCTACCGCATCGATTTTCAAGGCGTGCTGGATGATGGAACCGGGACAATGGCACAATCGGTTCAGGATGCGATAACGATATACGATCCACTAAAGGAAGGACTGAATTTTGCCTTTTATTTAACGAATTTACCTTATCTATCTTTTCGGGACATACAGCAGCTCGCAGCCGAATTTACCGAGGCTTTGATGCAAAAACCGAATCAGCAGCAACCTCTGATAATTGTGATGGACAGTGATTATGGGAAGGTGCTTGGTCAAACATTTCTAGCGAACCGACCAGATTTGCCGGTCATCTGCATTGATCAGACACAAGTGGAACATGGGGATTATTTAGATATAGGAAGGCTGCTGCGGACAGGGGTCGTTCCGGTTGTCGTAAAAACACTGACCTTCCACAACTAA
- a CDS encoding sensor histidine kinase, with protein MERTTAVRELCEMHTHLLDKDIQTLENLSANLSLIANLNKANVFIDCPVLEGKHAIVVAEASAHSVKSVYDHPVVGKFAYEAFEPAVFYVLRTGKDMFVNRALTQEGAMVEQSVVPVKGECNRVIAVLIMEKVIQEEPETFNQFGRQDQQNSLVPEFIEESIFLINSQNRLVYTNPAAINLVTEICLTDCVLGDSILNYFPGFADVLASKEEILMMELNIGKKIFQIRKFHLGNKNANETFIIIRDLTELRDKERELISKSVAIREIHHRVKNNLQTVASLLRLQMRIGAPEESKPHLLVSLNRVLSISSVYEIILASSHVDHVDLLELIKKIGDMIVCTEDHARNVISIEYSGELHSIDSDIGISVALVVNELIHNCVKHAFMEGTDGKITVCFHKDGSELEIQVKDDGIGYSPAVKPSLGLDIIRMTVENDLEGEFSIRQIKGGTLASVRFPYKR; from the coding sequence ATGGAACGGACAACTGCTGTCCGAGAATTATGTGAGATGCATACTCACTTACTGGACAAGGATATTCAAACTCTTGAAAACTTGTCTGCGAATTTATCGTTGATAGCCAATTTGAATAAAGCGAATGTCTTTATTGATTGTCCGGTGCTTGAAGGGAAGCATGCCATAGTCGTGGCAGAGGCAAGCGCACATTCCGTAAAATCGGTTTATGATCATCCGGTTGTCGGGAAATTTGCCTATGAGGCTTTTGAGCCGGCAGTATTTTATGTATTGCGGACCGGAAAGGACATGTTCGTGAATCGCGCATTGACTCAAGAGGGAGCGATGGTGGAGCAAAGTGTCGTTCCGGTCAAAGGGGAATGCAATCGGGTCATAGCCGTTTTGATCATGGAGAAGGTGATTCAAGAAGAACCTGAAACGTTTAATCAGTTTGGAAGGCAAGATCAACAAAATTCCTTAGTTCCCGAATTTATCGAAGAGTCCATTTTCCTGATTAATAGCCAGAACCGACTTGTCTATACGAATCCCGCCGCCATTAATTTAGTAACGGAAATATGTTTGACCGACTGTGTGTTAGGGGACTCCATTTTAAATTATTTTCCAGGCTTTGCCGATGTTCTTGCTTCAAAAGAAGAGATTTTAATGATGGAACTGAACATTGGTAAAAAGATTTTCCAAATAAGGAAGTTCCATTTAGGCAACAAGAATGCCAATGAAACGTTCATCATCATCCGGGATCTGACTGAACTGCGGGATAAAGAGAGAGAGCTGATTAGCAAGTCAGTAGCCATTCGTGAAATTCATCATAGGGTGAAGAATAATTTGCAGACTGTTGCCAGTTTACTTCGGCTGCAAATGAGGATAGGGGCCCCTGAAGAAAGCAAGCCCCATTTATTGGTCAGTTTGAACCGGGTGTTAAGCATATCGTCGGTTTATGAAATCATTTTGGCAAGCAGCCATGTCGACCACGTGGATTTATTGGAGCTCATTAAGAAAATAGGAGATATGATTGTTTGTACGGAGGATCATGCCCGTAATGTCATAAGCATTGAATATTCGGGGGAGCTTCATTCCATTGATTCCGACATCGGCATTTCCGTCGCGCTGGTGGTGAATGAGCTCATTCATAATTGTGTGAAGCATGCTTTCATGGAAGGGACGGATGGGAAGATTACCGTATGCTTTCACAAGGATGGTTCTGAATTGGAGATTCAAGTTAAGGATGATGGCATCGGATATTCGCCGGCAGTGAAACCTTCTTTGGGACTGGATATCATCCGTATGACAGTGGAAAATGATTTGGAAGGGGAGTTTTCTATTCGCCAGATTAAAGGTGGTACCCTGGCTTCTGTAAGATTTCCATACAAGAGGTAG
- the eutH gene encoding ethanolamine utilization protein EutH: protein MEMVGKFVIYIIMVCAVVGALASIKDSEQGLGKQFMEGLHTVGHIFIPAAGIMASIPYLSWFIDTVCGPIFAAIGADPALAATTILATDMGGYQLAAELQESYEGWIMAMIVGFMSGATIVFSIPMGLAMLEKRDHKYMALGVMSGILTIPIGAFISSVLVVATNSKIREVISTNANSTHEFALSYLKIALNLSPLLIFVVLLALGLYFLPDLMIKGFMWFGKILDAAIKLVLVFSIVEIFTGLFSNVFGAWGFHPIMADKADQFRALETAGYIGIMLAGAFPMIYLIQKYAGRPLEVMGGKIGLSKAGSAGILATVANILAMFKLVKDMPPKDKVINISFAVCAAFLLGDHLSFTANFQPSLILPVIVGKLSAGAIGIGLAYWLSVPKALELEEKDRAAGVIGINEYKTNNQEEDSDEIQVV, encoded by the coding sequence ATGGAGATGGTAGGTAAATTCGTTATTTATATCATTATGGTGTGTGCCGTTGTCGGTGCATTGGCATCGATTAAAGACAGTGAGCAAGGCTTGGGCAAACAGTTCATGGAAGGTTTGCATACGGTTGGCCATATATTTATCCCGGCAGCTGGAATCATGGCCTCGATCCCTTATTTATCATGGTTCATCGATACAGTATGCGGCCCGATCTTCGCAGCGATCGGTGCAGATCCCGCACTCGCTGCAACAACGATTTTGGCAACGGATATGGGCGGTTATCAATTGGCGGCCGAGCTGCAGGAATCATATGAAGGCTGGATCATGGCGATGATTGTCGGATTCATGTCTGGAGCAACGATTGTATTCTCGATTCCAATGGGGCTTGCCATGCTAGAGAAGCGTGATCATAAATACATGGCACTTGGTGTCATGTCAGGGATCCTGACGATTCCCATTGGAGCCTTTATCTCAAGCGTGCTAGTGGTGGCAACGAATTCGAAAATTCGCGAAGTGATTTCCACGAATGCGAATTCTACACACGAATTCGCGTTGAGCTATTTGAAAATTGCCTTGAATCTTTCTCCACTTCTTATTTTTGTGGTGCTGCTTGCGTTAGGTCTTTATTTCCTGCCGGATTTGATGATCAAAGGGTTCATGTGGTTTGGGAAAATATTGGATGCCGCGATTAAACTTGTACTCGTATTTTCAATCGTGGAGATTTTCACCGGACTGTTTTCCAATGTATTTGGTGCTTGGGGGTTCCATCCCATCATGGCCGATAAGGCGGACCAGTTCCGTGCCCTGGAAACGGCAGGGTATATCGGGATTATGCTGGCAGGTGCTTTTCCAATGATTTACTTGATTCAAAAATATGCAGGCAGGCCGCTTGAAGTGATGGGCGGGAAAATCGGATTGAGCAAAGCGGGGAGTGCAGGGATTTTAGCCACGGTAGCCAATATATTGGCGATGTTCAAACTTGTTAAAGATATGCCTCCGAAGGATAAGGTCATAAACATTTCCTTCGCTGTGTGTGCGGCTTTCCTATTAGGCGATCATTTATCTTTCACTGCCAACTTTCAGCCATCCTTAATTTTACCCGTCATAGTAGGCAAGCTATCTGCCGGCGCTATTGGAATCGGTCTTGCTTACTGGCTGTCCGTTCCGAAAGCTTTGGAATTGGAGGAAAAAGATCGTGCAGCGGGAGTCATCGGCATAAATGAATATAAAACGAATAACCAGGAAGAAGATAGCGATGAAATCCAAGTGGTGTAA
- a CDS encoding ANTAR domain-containing response regulator: MVKRILVVEDESIVLLDITIMLKDAGFDVVGHARDGEKAIELAHSLQPDLVLMDIKMPKMNGLKASEVISNTFQIPVLLLTAFSQREYIDEAKRANIVGYLVKPITEADLIPAVEIALLQAANAKKYQERNAQLDETLANRKVIEKAKGIIMKRKNVSEETAYKKLRKLSMDKQLSMETVARLIVTKDQKQVNR; the protein is encoded by the coding sequence GTGGTCAAGAGGATTTTGGTCGTGGAAGATGAATCGATCGTTCTCCTTGATATAACGATTATGCTCAAGGATGCAGGCTTCGATGTGGTTGGACATGCACGTGACGGCGAGAAGGCGATTGAATTGGCACATTCCCTGCAGCCGGATCTCGTTTTGATGGACATAAAAATGCCTAAAATGAATGGGCTTAAGGCTAGCGAGGTGATTTCCAATACCTTTCAGATACCGGTCCTGCTTTTAACTGCATTCAGCCAGCGTGAATATATCGACGAGGCGAAACGGGCAAATATCGTAGGATATCTTGTAAAGCCAATAACGGAGGCGGATTTGATTCCCGCAGTGGAGATAGCTTTACTGCAAGCAGCCAATGCAAAAAAGTATCAGGAACGAAATGCCCAATTGGATGAAACGCTCGCAAATCGTAAAGTCATTGAAAAGGCAAAAGGAATTATCATGAAAAGGAAGAATGTATCGGAAGAAACCGCTTACAAAAAATTGAGAAAGCTTAGCATGGATAAGCAGCTTTCCATGGAGACAGTGGCACGACTAATCGTTACAAAGGATCAAAAACAAGTAAATAGATGA
- a CDS encoding ethanolamine ammonia-lyase subunit EutB: MKLSTQYFGEIHQFKSLKEVLAKANEEKSGDRLAGIAADSVQERIAAKAVLSELTLADIRNYPLLSPEEDEVSRIIDGLINGTIYQSVKNWSVAELREYILSDETTGDDLKRISRGLNSEMIAAAAKIMSNLDLIHAASKIEVLTKNNSTIGYKGTLASRLQPNHPTDNVDGMLASLKEGLSYGIGDALIGINPVDDSVESVKRLLHATQDVIQKWNIPTQNCVLAHVTTQMKAVQQGAPADMIFQSIAGTEAANRSFGIDVQLLEEANEVAKAHGTGTGPQHLYFETGQGSELSAEAHFGIDQVTLEARNYGFARYFDPYIVNTVVGFIGPEYLYNSKQVIRAGLEDHFMGKMHGLPMGVDICYTNHMKADQNDIEDLGVLLTAAGVNFIIATPMGDDCMLNYQSLSYHDIATLRQTMDKRPAPLYEAWLEKMGILENGKLTKRAGDPTIFNH; encoded by the coding sequence ATGAAATTATCTACTCAATACTTTGGGGAAATCCATCAATTCAAATCGTTGAAAGAAGTCTTGGCCAAAGCGAATGAAGAGAAATCAGGAGATAGGCTTGCGGGAATTGCGGCGGATTCTGTCCAAGAACGGATTGCAGCGAAAGCTGTGCTTAGCGAATTGACTTTGGCGGACATTAGGAATTATCCCTTACTCTCCCCGGAAGAGGATGAAGTGTCACGGATCATAGATGGTCTCATCAATGGAACCATCTATCAATCTGTGAAGAATTGGAGCGTTGCCGAGCTTCGTGAATATATTTTGAGTGACGAAACGACAGGTGACGATTTAAAGCGAATAAGCAGGGGGTTGAATAGTGAAATGATTGCTGCGGCAGCCAAGATCATGTCGAACCTTGACCTTATCCATGCTGCCAGTAAAATCGAAGTGCTCACAAAGAATAATAGTACGATTGGATACAAGGGAACGCTTGCCTCGCGCCTTCAGCCTAACCACCCGACTGACAATGTGGATGGCATGCTCGCATCTTTGAAAGAAGGTCTCTCCTATGGAATCGGGGATGCCCTCATTGGAATCAACCCTGTTGATGATTCAGTCGAAAGCGTAAAGCGGCTGCTTCATGCGACACAGGACGTAATCCAGAAGTGGAATATCCCGACCCAAAATTGTGTACTTGCGCATGTGACCACTCAAATGAAGGCAGTACAGCAGGGTGCACCTGCTGATATGATCTTTCAAAGCATAGCCGGAACGGAAGCGGCCAATCGTTCTTTTGGAATTGACGTTCAATTGCTCGAAGAAGCCAACGAGGTGGCAAAGGCTCATGGGACCGGCACAGGTCCGCAGCATCTTTATTTTGAAACGGGGCAAGGCTCGGAGTTATCGGCGGAAGCGCATTTCGGAATCGATCAGGTGACGCTTGAAGCCAGAAACTATGGATTTGCCCGCTATTTTGATCCGTACATTGTCAATACGGTCGTCGGATTCATCGGACCTGAATATCTATATAACAGCAAGCAGGTCATCCGCGCCGGGTTGGAAGATCATTTCATGGGAAAAATGCATGGTCTGCCGATGGGAGTGGATATTTGCTATACGAATCATATGAAGGCGGATCAGAATGATATCGAGGACCTGGGTGTACTTTTAACGGCGGCTGGTGTGAATTTCATCATCGCAACTCCGATGGGGGATGACTGCATGTTAAACTATCAGTCTTTGAGTTATCATGATATAGCGACATTGAGACAAACGATGGATAAGCGGCCAGCCCCATTATATGAAGCTTGGCTGGAGAAGATGGGGATTCTGGAAAACGGCAAGTTAACGAAGCGTGCCGGTGATCCAACTATATTTAACCATTAG